The Candidatus Deferrimicrobium sp. genome window below encodes:
- a CDS encoding ATP-binding protein: protein MGDPIPFPGGSPKGAGFPSRDFPISAVPRIARICALGLAFDELLDEVCREILALSGADGSCLFLSPRDERSENFSQVAESGTLPGVSEAYRPGPALVRLLDRMRAEGRIQADDLSLLPVSDPLKRLLDPFPVRSALLTPLRFGTRLLGFVALHVSGDPKPWGGEVLSAMDMVAAILSAALERRRAEDHLRASEARYRFLTEHSPDLITLHDATGRILYASPASLPMLGVRPELMNGSPVEGFLHPDDAVEVVAEIRRTAGGEKPDASLPYRMRGADGRFVDVESSSTSFPEGPEGDRRVLRVTRDISGRRKMEALLAESQTLSTIGMLAGGVAHEFNNVLAAIQGAVELLSMHAGGNPQDRPYLDVIRRMANRANELTRQLLAYSRQGKYTPASIPLARVLSETLPTIRTSLPPGVELSAECDDSLPPVNVDVAQMHQVVMGLCLNAVEAMTGGGRLSVRTFSEPGGGRVVLEVSDTGPGIDAKTMSRIFEPFFTTKGLGRGMGLAAIRGIVDNHGGEIRIVSREGEGTTCTVFLPVSVVPAAAKPPSTEGRPAVGGRVLLADDEEDVRGVVHAMLETLGYEVIEARDGLEAVEIFQRRAAEIDLVILDLVMPRLTGEAALRQMRRIAPAVPAILVSGYDESGRILEIVASGFGGFLQKPFRRQDLGKKMRELLRVSDGSAAE from the coding sequence ATGGGCGATCCGATCCCGTTTCCCGGAGGCTCCCCGAAAGGGGCCGGGTTCCCCTCGCGGGATTTCCCGATCTCGGCCGTGCCGCGGATCGCCCGGATCTGCGCCCTGGGCCTGGCCTTCGACGAACTCCTGGACGAGGTGTGCCGGGAGATCCTCGCCTTAAGCGGCGCCGATGGCAGTTGCCTCTTTCTAAGTCCCCGGGATGAGCGTTCCGAAAACTTTTCGCAGGTGGCGGAGTCGGGGACGCTTCCCGGTGTCAGCGAGGCGTATCGCCCCGGTCCGGCCCTCGTGCGGCTGCTCGACCGGATGCGGGCGGAGGGGAGGATCCAGGCAGACGATCTCTCCCTCCTCCCGGTGTCGGATCCGTTGAAACGGCTGCTCGATCCGTTCCCAGTCCGATCGGCGCTGCTCACCCCCCTCCGGTTCGGTACCCGCCTGCTTGGATTCGTGGCCCTGCACGTCTCCGGCGATCCGAAACCGTGGGGGGGCGAGGTACTGTCCGCGATGGATATGGTGGCGGCGATCCTCTCCGCCGCGTTGGAGCGTCGGCGGGCCGAGGACCACCTGCGCGCGTCCGAAGCGCGGTATCGGTTCCTCACGGAGCACTCCCCCGACCTCATCACCCTTCACGACGCGACGGGGCGCATCCTCTACGCGAGTCCGGCGTCCCTCCCGATGCTGGGGGTCCGCCCGGAGTTGATGAACGGCTCACCGGTCGAGGGGTTCCTCCACCCCGACGACGCCGTGGAAGTCGTGGCGGAAATCCGCCGCACGGCCGGCGGGGAGAAACCGGACGCGTCCCTCCCCTACCGGATGCGGGGCGCCGACGGGCGGTTCGTGGACGTGGAGTCGTCATCGACCTCGTTCCCGGAAGGTCCGGAAGGGGACCGGCGCGTCCTTCGCGTGACTCGCGACATCTCCGGGCGAAGAAAAATGGAGGCCCTCCTCGCCGAGAGCCAGACGCTCTCCACGATCGGGATGCTCGCCGGCGGGGTCGCCCACGAGTTCAACAACGTTCTCGCCGCGATCCAGGGCGCCGTCGAGCTTCTTTCGATGCACGCCGGGGGGAATCCCCAGGACCGCCCGTACCTCGACGTGATCCGCCGAATGGCGAACCGCGCCAATGAGTTGACCCGGCAGCTCCTGGCGTACTCCCGCCAGGGGAAATACACGCCCGCGTCGATCCCGCTGGCGCGCGTGCTATCGGAGACCCTTCCGACGATACGGACGTCCCTGCCTCCCGGGGTCGAGCTCTCCGCGGAGTGCGACGATTCCCTGCCACCGGTTAATGTGGACGTCGCCCAGATGCATCAGGTCGTGATGGGGCTTTGCCTCAACGCCGTGGAAGCGATGACGGGTGGCGGCCGGCTCTCGGTCCGCACGTTTTCCGAACCCGGGGGCGGACGCGTCGTCCTGGAGGTGTCGGACACGGGACCCGGGATCGACGCGAAGACGATGTCCCGCATCTTCGAGCCGTTCTTCACCACGAAGGGCCTCGGCCGCGGCATGGGCCTGGCGGCGATCCGGGGAATCGTCGACAACCACGGCGGCGAGATCCGGATCGTCTCCCGGGAAGGGGAGGGGACGACGTGCACGGTCTTCCTTCCGGTGAGCGTCGTCCCCGCGGCGGCGAAACCGCCCTCCACCGAGGGCCGGCCGGCCGTAGGCGGCCGGGTGCTGCTGGCCGACGACGAGGAGGATGTGCGCGGAGTCGTCCACGCGATGCTCGAAACCCTCGGGTACGAGGTGATCGAAGCCCGGGACGGGCTCGAGGCGGTGGAGATCTTCCAGCGGCGCGCCGCGGAGATCGATCTCGTGATCCTCGACCTCGTGATGCCCCGCCTTACGGGGGAGGCAGCCCTGCGGCAGATGCGCCGAATCGCTCCCGCGGTGCCCGCCATCCTGGTCAGCGGGTACGACGAGAGTGGGCGAATCCTCGAGATCGTCGCCTCCGGGTTCGGCGGCTTCCTCCAGAAGCCGTTCCGCCGGCAGGACCTCGGGAAGAAGATGCGCGAACTCCTCCGCGTTTCCGACGGCTCGGCCGCGGAGTGA
- a CDS encoding TRAP transporter TatT component family protein → MILAACFLLACSPRSYVISRMADAASSGGEVFARDDDPELVRDAVPFALKGMESLLASSPDHKGLLTALCKGFTQYAVAFVRQDAEEARDPEARRMGMERSRRLLLRARDYGVRGLSVDREGFAATLSADPVGAAARVGAEDVPLLYWTAAAWSLAVASSSDDPALLADLPRCEALMRRALALDDRYDDGAIHEFFVAFEGGRPEAMGGSVDRARRHMERAMALSGGRKVSPLVTFAETVSVRTQDRKGFLDLLDRALAFDARSAAPEHRMDNLVSQRRARWLKGRVDELFLD, encoded by the coding sequence TTGATCCTGGCAGCCTGTTTTCTCCTCGCCTGTTCCCCCAGGTCGTACGTCATCTCCCGGATGGCCGACGCCGCCTCCTCCGGCGGGGAGGTCTTCGCGAGGGACGACGACCCGGAACTGGTGCGCGATGCGGTCCCCTTCGCTCTCAAGGGGATGGAGTCGCTCCTGGCTTCGTCGCCGGACCACAAGGGGCTGCTCACGGCGCTCTGCAAGGGGTTCACCCAATACGCCGTCGCCTTCGTTCGCCAGGACGCCGAGGAGGCGCGGGATCCCGAGGCGCGTCGGATGGGAATGGAGCGCTCACGAAGGCTCCTGCTCCGCGCGCGGGACTACGGGGTTCGCGGACTGTCGGTGGACCGGGAGGGATTCGCGGCCACGCTGTCGGCGGACCCGGTCGGGGCGGCAGCGCGAGTGGGGGCGGAGGATGTCCCCCTGCTGTACTGGACGGCCGCGGCGTGGAGCCTCGCCGTGGCATCGTCGTCGGACGACCCGGCGCTGCTGGCGGATCTTCCCCGGTGCGAGGCGCTGATGCGCCGGGCGCTCGCGCTCGACGACCGGTACGACGACGGAGCGATCCACGAGTTTTTCGTTGCCTTCGAGGGGGGACGTCCCGAGGCGATGGGGGGATCCGTCGATCGGGCACGTCGTCATATGGAACGGGCAATGGCGCTGTCCGGGGGGAGGAAGGTCTCGCCGCTGGTCACCTTCGCCGAGACGGTGTCGGTCCGGACCCAGGATCGGAAAGGGTTCCTGGACCTCCTCGACCGCGCGCTCGCCTTCGACGCGCGGTCGGCGGCGCCGGAGCACCGGATGGACAACCTCGTATCCCAGCGCCGGGCGCGCTGGCTGAAAGGGAGGGTGGATGAACTGTTTCTCGATTAG